A single region of the Streptomyces sp. ITFR-16 genome encodes:
- a CDS encoding SDR family oxidoreductase: MTAAVPPTGTDRFDLTGRTAVVTGAARGLGRSFAVGLAEAGADLVLVDLPGAEGIAETAAAVEALGRGCRVHGQDLADTEALAGFADTVRAEAGPLHILVNNAGTAALERFNEITPAGWAHIMRVNVDAVFFLSQRIAEHMTADAVPGRIITITSKNALVAEAGLAHYNASKAAAQLLTETLAIELAPHGITANTLAPGMVETPIDGEFPFDREAFESAYRERIPLGRYARPDECVGALLLLASDAGAYLTGARLVVDGGVLADQMPRMRFMPPYRNTI, translated from the coding sequence ATGACCGCAGCCGTCCCGCCCACCGGCACCGACCGCTTCGACCTGACCGGCCGCACCGCGGTCGTCACCGGGGCGGCCCGCGGCCTCGGCCGGTCCTTCGCCGTCGGCCTCGCCGAGGCGGGCGCCGACCTGGTCCTGGTCGACCTGCCCGGCGCCGAGGGCATCGCCGAGACCGCCGCCGCCGTGGAGGCGCTCGGCCGGGGCTGCCGTGTCCACGGGCAGGACCTCGCGGACACCGAGGCGCTGGCCGGCTTCGCCGACACGGTCCGGGCCGAGGCGGGACCGCTGCACATCCTGGTCAACAACGCGGGCACCGCGGCCCTGGAACGCTTCAACGAGATCACCCCCGCCGGCTGGGCGCACATCATGCGGGTCAACGTGGACGCCGTGTTCTTCCTCAGCCAGCGCATCGCCGAACACATGACGGCCGACGCCGTCCCCGGCCGCATCATCACCATCACCTCGAAGAACGCCCTGGTCGCGGAAGCGGGCCTCGCCCACTACAACGCCTCCAAGGCCGCCGCCCAGCTGCTCACCGAGACCCTGGCGATCGAACTCGCCCCGCACGGCATCACCGCCAACACCCTCGCCCCCGGCATGGTCGAGACCCCCATCGACGGCGAGTTCCCCTTCGACCGGGAGGCGTTCGAGTCCGCGTACCGCGAGCGCATCCCGCTCGGCCGGTACGCCCGGCCCGACGAGTGCGTGGGCGCGCTGCTGCTGCTCGCCTCGGACGCGGGGGCGTACCTCACGGGGGCGCGGCTGGTCGTCGACGGGGGAGTGCTGGCGGACCAGATGCCGCGGATGCGCTTCATGCCGCCGTACCGCAACACGATCTGA
- a CDS encoding peptidase C14: MSVNAAASSRRNLLRASGLAGLVMAGTAAATTPAQAAPTHTRDVLHLDTVTALRALNTTPLTDGTHILLAGYHTPGDGGGMALRWNKKSTAPHNGGTVIAPTHTPKTGRWHQLHTGTIDFRTFGHFNADTPADTALQTLVNDPTVHRIEAHTDLLFTQRHLFNRSTIEVDFGGHHIHTTGIEKNTHDNPFGALLSFRGTPTDTTVKHTLSATVIELTDTFPVPDARAFAVGQWWAVQVDPVEGGGGDERELQKLVEITEIIDAGHIRIGYLNGWELAAGRRLSWTRIEPVRDTHVRNMVFEGAGPDEYTGSHPVSFEYAVGCDVSGIHATGTFWPVVMRRWCTRFRTEDCSLKNPPTVEYGGAGYLTQQIYCLYGRVADCTTSNVRHLNDLTASAYCTVVNCHGDGDDAGGNPFTTHGQYEHDLLFDGNSGLMDLANSGAQWGISAKRITVRRHVCSWFTANTKITDLTLEDITVIARPTFDQAGTLTVNADGAQVRGCTAKTFAVAQRSARSTRPTTISDCSFEPPAGTVLVQTPVTAPVHFVRCTFKGADGLVLRGAGPVHLTDCTVTGAGDAAPLSVGSADLRIDGGTYDGTGIELSGVRDQRITVTGGARFTGTNKAKAFLGRAAGPGSAVWDLTGITAVAAGPDTAHIRIADGTNHYAATGSRFTGGTLHLAPAALASVLHTACVEDGTRREAMPPAGDTVRTDGNLVL, from the coding sequence ATGTCCGTCAACGCCGCCGCGTCCTCCCGCCGGAATCTGCTGCGGGCTTCGGGTCTGGCCGGTCTGGTCATGGCCGGTACGGCCGCGGCCACCACCCCGGCCCAGGCCGCACCCACCCACACCCGTGACGTCCTGCACCTGGACACCGTCACCGCCCTGCGCGCCCTCAACACCACCCCCCTGACCGACGGCACCCACATCCTCCTCGCCGGCTACCACACCCCCGGCGACGGCGGCGGCATGGCCCTGCGCTGGAACAAGAAATCCACCGCCCCGCACAACGGCGGCACCGTCATCGCCCCCACCCACACACCGAAAACCGGACGCTGGCACCAACTCCACACCGGAACCATCGACTTCCGCACCTTCGGCCACTTCAACGCCGACACCCCCGCCGACACCGCCCTCCAGACCCTCGTCAACGACCCCACCGTCCACCGCATCGAGGCCCACACCGACCTCCTGTTCACCCAACGCCACCTCTTCAACCGCTCCACCATCGAAGTCGACTTCGGCGGCCACCACATCCACACCACCGGCATCGAGAAAAACACCCACGACAACCCCTTCGGCGCCCTCCTCTCCTTCCGCGGCACCCCCACCGACACCACCGTCAAACACACCCTGAGCGCCACCGTCATCGAACTGACCGACACCTTCCCGGTCCCCGATGCCAGGGCCTTCGCGGTCGGCCAGTGGTGGGCCGTGCAGGTCGACCCGGTCGAGGGCGGGGGCGGGGACGAACGCGAGTTGCAGAAGCTCGTCGAGATCACCGAGATCATCGACGCCGGCCACATCCGCATCGGCTACCTCAACGGCTGGGAACTGGCCGCCGGACGCCGGCTCTCCTGGACCCGGATCGAGCCCGTCCGTGACACCCATGTCCGCAACATGGTCTTCGAGGGCGCCGGACCCGACGAGTACACCGGCTCCCACCCCGTCAGCTTCGAGTACGCCGTCGGCTGCGACGTCTCCGGCATCCACGCCACCGGCACCTTCTGGCCGGTCGTCATGCGCCGCTGGTGCACCCGTTTCCGTACCGAGGACTGCTCGCTGAAGAACCCGCCCACCGTCGAGTACGGCGGCGCGGGCTATCTCACCCAGCAGATCTACTGCCTGTACGGGCGGGTCGCCGACTGCACGACCAGCAATGTGCGCCATCTCAACGACCTCACTGCCTCCGCCTACTGCACCGTCGTGAACTGCCACGGCGACGGGGACGACGCGGGCGGCAACCCCTTCACCACCCACGGCCAGTACGAGCACGACCTGCTCTTCGACGGCAACTCCGGACTGATGGACCTCGCCAACTCCGGTGCGCAGTGGGGGATCTCCGCCAAGCGGATCACCGTACGCAGACACGTCTGCTCCTGGTTCACCGCCAACACGAAGATCACCGACCTGACCCTGGAGGACATCACGGTGATCGCCCGCCCCACCTTCGACCAGGCGGGCACCCTCACCGTGAACGCCGACGGGGCGCAGGTGCGCGGCTGCACCGCGAAGACCTTCGCCGTCGCCCAGCGCTCGGCCCGCTCGACCCGGCCGACGACGATCAGCGACTGCTCCTTCGAACCGCCCGCCGGCACGGTCCTCGTGCAGACCCCGGTCACCGCGCCGGTCCACTTCGTGCGCTGCACGTTCAAGGGTGCCGACGGGCTGGTGCTGCGCGGCGCGGGCCCCGTCCACCTCACCGACTGCACCGTCACCGGCGCCGGGGACGCGGCCCCGCTCTCGGTCGGCTCGGCGGACCTGCGGATCGACGGCGGTACGTACGACGGCACCGGCATCGAGCTCAGTGGCGTGCGCGACCAGCGGATCACCGTGACCGGCGGCGCCCGGTTCACCGGCACCAACAAGGCCAAGGCGTTCCTCGGCCGGGCGGCCGGCCCCGGCAGCGCGGTCTGGGACCTCACCGGCATCACCGCCGTGGCAGCGGGGCCCGACACCGCGCACATCCGCATCGCCGACGGCACCAACCACTACGCGGCCACCGGCAGCCGCTTCACCGGCGGCACCCTCCACCTCGCCCCGGCCGCCCTCGCGTCGGTCCTGCACACCGCGTGTGTCGAGGACGGGACCCGGCGCGAGGCGATGCCCCCGGCCGGCGACACCGTGCGCACGGACGGGAACCTCGTGCTGTGA
- a CDS encoding GNAT family N-acetyltransferase → MSAVVRTATPADDPALAALWRSCFDAPHLTALHALDPERHRRTFVAENPAGDGIDAVVVHVPRLIRDAAGTPQRVGGIGSVATRPEARGRGLVRQLLAAAERSMTSEGCAWSLLFTGTPGVYRGSGWQEFATSYTEGNLAAGVPAPGPFAVRRAGAADAVEVAALHHAYNAVRPLTALREPGDWAVRVPAWYGTPERSLVAVDPGSGALAGWIVARHEGDRVEVREFAGAAGSLGALLAAVGARGRAAGLTRARVRLPDGPDVTAACGAFLTDARRVTEHVGMAKPLHAAAASVRATVTAPGAVHWYGDSF, encoded by the coding sequence GTGAGCGCCGTCGTCCGCACGGCGACCCCCGCCGACGACCCCGCCCTGGCCGCTCTGTGGCGCTCCTGCTTCGACGCCCCGCACCTCACCGCCCTGCACGCCCTGGACCCGGAACGCCACCGTCGTACGTTCGTCGCCGAGAACCCCGCCGGTGACGGGATCGACGCGGTCGTCGTCCATGTGCCGAGGCTGATCCGCGACGCGGCCGGCACGCCGCAGCGCGTCGGCGGCATCGGCAGTGTGGCCACGCGCCCCGAGGCCAGGGGCCGGGGGCTGGTACGGCAGTTGCTCGCTGCGGCGGAACGCTCGATGACCTCGGAAGGGTGTGCCTGGTCGCTGCTGTTCACCGGAACGCCGGGCGTCTACCGGGGCTCGGGCTGGCAGGAGTTCGCCACGTCGTACACCGAGGGGAACCTCGCCGCCGGCGTCCCCGCTCCGGGGCCGTTCGCCGTGCGTCGGGCGGGTGCGGCGGATGCCGTGGAGGTGGCCGCGCTGCACCACGCGTACAACGCGGTCCGGCCGCTCACCGCGCTGCGGGAGCCCGGTGACTGGGCGGTGCGCGTACCCGCCTGGTACGGCACCCCGGAGCGGTCGCTCGTGGCGGTGGACCCCGGGTCCGGGGCGCTGGCCGGCTGGATCGTGGCCCGGCACGAGGGGGACCGGGTGGAGGTGCGCGAGTTCGCGGGCGCGGCCGGGAGCCTGGGCGCCCTGCTCGCCGCCGTCGGCGCACGCGGCCGGGCGGCCGGGCTGACCCGGGCGAGGGTCCGGCTTCCCGACGGCCCCGATGTGACCGCCGCGTGCGGCGCCTTCCTGACGGATGCCCGCAGGGTGACCGAACACGTGGGAATGGCCAAGCCGTTGCACGCCGCGGCGGCCTCCGTACGAGCCACCGTCACGGCCCCCGGCGCCGTCCACTGGTACGGAGACTCCTTCTGA
- a CDS encoding DUF5995 family protein → MAQFEQLEHGTGRPAAVAGPAGAGTVAARLRASGPPGDGSGDGSGDGIEVFHQMYLAAAEEVAGPGAGAAPGREPIGPLAVRLVERYLAAVEAAAAGRRAPDCWRPLLQYRRHPGVRPVQFALAGLNAHTGHDLALAVIDTCRTLRCAPADLEEEFERAGDLLLRIEERIDDELMPGPETLEVGDPLLHLLGSWNPERAREAAWSSVLVLWRLRDVPTLAEEFRRRTDAGAGLVGRCLLTPCG, encoded by the coding sequence ATGGCGCAGTTCGAGCAGTTGGAGCACGGCACCGGCCGCCCCGCCGCTGTCGCCGGACCGGCCGGTGCGGGCACGGTGGCCGCACGGCTGCGCGCGTCCGGGCCGCCGGGGGACGGAAGCGGGGACGGTTCGGGCGACGGGATCGAGGTGTTCCACCAGATGTATCTGGCGGCGGCCGAGGAGGTCGCCGGGCCGGGTGCCGGTGCGGCGCCGGGCCGGGAGCCCATCGGGCCGCTGGCCGTCCGGCTGGTGGAGCGTTATCTGGCCGCGGTGGAAGCGGCGGCGGCCGGGCGGCGGGCGCCCGACTGCTGGCGTCCGCTCCTGCAGTACCGGCGCCATCCCGGCGTACGGCCGGTGCAGTTCGCGCTGGCGGGCCTCAACGCGCACACCGGCCACGATCTGGCGCTCGCCGTCATCGACACCTGCCGTACGCTCCGCTGCGCACCGGCGGACCTGGAGGAGGAGTTCGAGCGGGCGGGCGATCTCCTCCTGAGGATCGAGGAGCGGATCGACGACGAGCTGATGCCGGGTCCGGAGACGCTGGAGGTCGGCGATCCGCTTCTCCATCTGCTCGGCAGCTGGAATCCGGAGCGCGCCCGCGAGGCCGCGTGGTCGTCGGTCCTGGTGCTCTGGCGGCTGCGTGATGTCCCCACCCTGGCCGAGGAGTTCAGACGGCGGACGGACGCCGGGGCAGGGCTGGTCGGCCGCTGTCTGCTCACTCCCTGCGGCTGA
- a CDS encoding glycoside hydrolase family 6 protein, translating to MSGVRTQRRVARRESGERGRRARRQAMAAVASAVVAVGTATGVISALGGAAERTTARPDVTASPTVAPLPAVPSPTAAPRTPPAPATTTAPRTSRPAPRAPAHAAAPPAGGLYRHPGSQVLDWVAAHRSDPRRPLIEERIAARPAAVWFASYNPAEVTGRVRAVTSAAARSGRTPVLVAYAIPGRDCGGASDGGAPDLAAYDAWIRRFAAGLGSGPVIVILEPDALALSDCLSDAGRAARNASLARAGRALHTANPKARVYFDGGHSGWHAASKQAAALRAAGAASSGDGIFTNVSNFHRTADEADYARRVLAALGGPARLGAVIDTSRNGNGAPAAGEWCDPAGRALGRAPTTDTGEARIDAYLWVKLPGESDGCKGAAGSFTPDYAYQLATG from the coding sequence GTGTCGGGCGTACGTACCCAACGCCGGGTCGCACGGAGGGAGTCCGGGGAGCGCGGTCGCCGGGCGCGCCGCCAGGCCATGGCCGCCGTCGCCTCGGCGGTGGTCGCCGTCGGCACGGCCACCGGGGTGATCTCCGCCCTCGGTGGTGCGGCGGAGCGGACCACCGCCCGCCCCGACGTCACGGCGTCGCCGACGGTGGCGCCGCTGCCGGCCGTGCCGAGCCCGACGGCCGCACCGCGCACCCCGCCGGCGCCCGCGACCACCACCGCGCCCAGGACGTCGCGGCCGGCGCCCAGGGCGCCCGCGCACGCGGCGGCCCCGCCGGCCGGCGGGCTCTACCGCCACCCCGGCTCCCAGGTACTGGACTGGGTGGCCGCCCACCGGAGCGACCCGAGGCGCCCGCTGATCGAGGAACGGATAGCGGCGCGGCCCGCCGCCGTCTGGTTCGCCTCCTACAACCCCGCCGAGGTCACCGGCCGGGTCAGGGCGGTGACCTCGGCGGCGGCCCGGTCCGGCCGGACCCCGGTGCTGGTGGCCTACGCCATCCCCGGCCGGGACTGTGGAGGGGCGTCCGATGGCGGCGCGCCCGACCTCGCGGCGTACGACGCGTGGATCAGGCGGTTCGCGGCGGGGCTCGGCAGCGGGCCGGTGATCGTGATCCTCGAACCCGACGCCCTCGCGCTCTCCGACTGCCTCTCGGACGCCGGCCGTGCGGCCCGCAACGCCTCGCTGGCCCGGGCGGGCCGCGCCCTGCACACGGCGAACCCGAAGGCCCGGGTCTACTTCGACGGCGGCCACTCGGGCTGGCACGCCGCCTCGAAACAGGCCGCGGCGCTGCGGGCGGCGGGCGCGGCGAGCAGCGGCGACGGCATCTTCACCAACGTGTCGAACTTCCACCGCACCGCCGACGAGGCCGACTACGCCCGCCGGGTGCTGGCCGCGCTCGGCGGGCCGGCACGGCTCGGCGCCGTCATCGACACCAGCCGCAACGGGAACGGGGCGCCGGCGGCCGGTGAATGGTGCGATCCGGCGGGCCGCGCGCTGGGCCGGGCCCCCACCACGGACACCGGGGAGGCCCGGATCGACGCCTATCTGTGGGTGAAGCTGCCGGGCGAGTCCGACGGCTGCAAGGGTGCGGCGGGGTCCTTCACCCCCGACTACGCGTACCAGCTGGCGACGGGCTGA
- a CDS encoding solute carrier family 23 protein has protein sequence MGLGVRWTLHGDGKTPAPGAVVRPDERLSWPRTFGLGAQHVVAMFGASFVSPVLMGLDPNLAIMMSGVATAIFLLATRGQVPSYLGCSLSFVGVAATIRASGGDSAVVTGAVFVVGVVLFLAGLAVQRFGARIIHAAMPPVVTGAVVMLIGFNLAPVTASTYWPQDQWTALLVMLFTGLAVVCLRGFFSRIAIFLGLIFGYVLSWVLDRVFGKIHSTAGGAEAVDHWRLDLSGVGKADWVGLPSFHAPSFEWSAILVALPVVIALIAENAGHVKAVGEMTGRSLDGKLGTAIAADGAASMLSTAVGGPPNTTYSENIGVMAATRVYSTAAYWAAACFALLFGLCPKFGAVVAAIPGGVLGGITVILYGMIGLLGAQIWLNAKVDLRNPLNLVPAAAGIIIGVGGVSLKISDNFELSGIALGTIVVITGYHVLRAFAPAHLKTQEPLLDSGTSAYDKEPPADGA, from the coding sequence ATGGGCCTCGGCGTGCGCTGGACCTTGCACGGCGACGGGAAGACGCCCGCACCGGGAGCGGTGGTCCGCCCCGACGAGCGGCTCTCCTGGCCCCGGACCTTCGGGCTCGGTGCCCAGCACGTGGTCGCCATGTTCGGCGCGTCGTTCGTCTCGCCGGTGCTGATGGGGCTCGACCCGAACCTGGCGATCATGATGTCGGGTGTCGCGACGGCCATCTTCCTGCTCGCCACGCGCGGCCAGGTGCCCAGCTATCTGGGCTGCTCGCTCTCGTTCGTCGGGGTCGCCGCGACGATCCGGGCGAGCGGCGGCGACAGTGCCGTGGTCACCGGCGCGGTCTTCGTGGTCGGCGTGGTGCTCTTCCTGGCCGGGCTCGCGGTCCAGCGGTTCGGGGCGCGGATCATCCACGCGGCGATGCCGCCGGTGGTGACGGGCGCGGTCGTCATGCTCATCGGCTTCAACCTGGCGCCGGTGACCGCGTCGACGTACTGGCCGCAGGACCAGTGGACCGCCCTGCTGGTGATGCTGTTCACCGGACTGGCCGTGGTCTGTCTGCGCGGGTTCTTCTCCCGTATCGCGATCTTCCTCGGCCTGATCTTCGGTTACGTCCTGTCCTGGGTCCTGGACCGTGTCTTCGGGAAGATCCACTCGACGGCGGGCGGGGCCGAGGCCGTGGACCACTGGCGGCTGGACCTGTCGGGCGTGGGCAAGGCCGACTGGGTCGGGCTGCCGTCGTTCCACGCACCGAGCTTCGAGTGGTCCGCGATCCTCGTCGCGCTGCCCGTCGTCATCGCGCTGATCGCGGAGAACGCCGGCCATGTGAAGGCCGTCGGCGAGATGACCGGCCGCTCCCTGGACGGCAAGCTGGGCACGGCGATCGCCGCGGACGGCGCCGCCTCGATGCTCTCCACGGCGGTGGGCGGTCCGCCGAACACGACGTACTCCGAGAACATCGGCGTGATGGCCGCGACCCGTGTCTACTCCACCGCCGCCTACTGGGCGGCCGCCTGCTTCGCCCTGCTGTTCGGCCTCTGCCCGAAGTTCGGCGCGGTCGTCGCCGCCATCCCGGGCGGGGTGCTCGGCGGCATCACCGTCATCCTGTACGGCATGATCGGCCTGCTCGGCGCACAGATCTGGCTGAACGCCAAGGTCGATCTGCGCAATCCGCTGAACCTGGTGCCGGCCGCCGCGGGCATCATCATCGGCGTCGGCGGGGTCAGTCTGAAGATCTCCGACAACTTCGAGCTCAGCGGGATCGCCCTCGGCACCATCGTCGTGATCACCGGCTACCACGTGTTGCGCGCCTTCGCCCCGGCCCATCTGAAGACGCAGGAGCCGCTGCTCGACTCGGGCACGTCCGCATACGACAAGGAGCCGCCCGCCGACGGCGCCTGA
- a CDS encoding MFS transporter, whose protein sequence is MTTDSTATVFGTQEVRRARYAIAAVFTVHGAVTGSFATRVPWIQEHAGVNAGQLGIALAFPAIGASLAMPLAGAISHRFGARTALRGLLALWTLALILPALAPNLLTLCAALLAYGASAGMSDVAMNALGVEVENRLDKSIMSGLHGMWSVGALIGSAAGTVAAHLGADARLHHTVAALVLTALGLTACRRVLDLRSEPDQEPPPRFALPPKSALIIGAVGFCAVFAEGASLDWSAVYLRDVLDSSAGLAAVATTAFTLTMAVARIAGDRVVDRFGSVRTVRTGGLLATAGGIMVVTAPHAAVAMCGFGLMGLGIAVVVPLAFAAAGRSGPNPSQAIAGVATITYTSGLIAPSAIGSLAEATSLVVSFGLVSVLAFGLVLGAGVLRAGDRKVPASAGAVRDAAAAEPRP, encoded by the coding sequence ATGACGACGGATTCCACGGCTACGGTCTTCGGTACACAAGAGGTGAGGCGGGCCAGGTACGCCATCGCCGCGGTCTTCACCGTCCACGGCGCGGTCACCGGAAGCTTCGCCACCCGGGTGCCCTGGATCCAGGAGCACGCCGGGGTCAATGCCGGCCAGCTCGGCATCGCGCTGGCCTTCCCCGCCATCGGCGCCTCGCTCGCCATGCCGCTGGCCGGTGCGATCAGCCATCGCTTCGGTGCCAGGACCGCTCTGCGCGGGCTGCTGGCGCTGTGGACGCTGGCCCTGATCCTGCCCGCGCTGGCCCCCAATCTGCTGACCCTGTGCGCGGCGCTCCTGGCGTACGGCGCGTCGGCCGGCATGTCCGACGTGGCGATGAACGCGCTCGGCGTCGAGGTGGAGAACCGTCTCGACAAGTCGATCATGTCCGGGCTGCACGGCATGTGGAGCGTGGGCGCCCTGATCGGCTCGGCGGCCGGCACGGTGGCCGCCCATCTGGGGGCCGACGCGCGACTGCACCACACCGTCGCCGCCCTCGTGCTGACCGCTCTGGGGCTGACCGCCTGCCGGCGGGTGCTGGATCTGCGCAGCGAGCCGGACCAGGAGCCGCCGCCGCGCTTCGCGCTGCCGCCGAAGTCGGCGCTGATCATCGGGGCGGTGGGCTTCTGCGCGGTGTTCGCCGAGGGGGCGAGCCTGGACTGGTCGGCGGTCTACCTCCGCGATGTCCTGGACAGCTCGGCCGGTCTCGCGGCCGTGGCCACGACCGCGTTCACCCTGACGATGGCGGTGGCCCGGATCGCGGGCGACCGGGTCGTCGACCGCTTCGGCTCGGTACGGACCGTGCGGACGGGCGGGCTCCTGGCGACGGCCGGCGGGATCATGGTGGTCACCGCTCCCCACGCGGCGGTGGCGATGTGCGGTTTCGGGCTGATGGGTCTCGGCATCGCCGTGGTCGTCCCGCTCGCCTTCGCGGCGGCGGGCCGCAGCGGGCCGAACCCGAGCCAGGCCATCGCCGGTGTCGCGACGATCACGTACACCTCGGGGCTCATCGCCCCGTCCGCGATCGGCTCGCTCGCCGAGGCCACCTCGCTGGTCGTCTCGTTCGGCCTGGTGTCCGTGCTGGCGTTCGGTCTGGTGCTCGGCGCGGGGGTGCTGCGGGCCGGTGACCGCAAGGTGCCCGCGTCCGCCGGCGCCGTGCGGGACGCGGCGGCTGCGGAGCCCCGTCCCTGA
- a CDS encoding ROK family transcriptional regulator, which translates to MPASPSTARAINDRLALRLLQQDGPLTATQLKTLTGLSRPTVADLVERLQGAGLIHVVGEAGARRRGPNARLYGIVADRALLAALDVRTDSVAVVVADLLGATLAEATLPIGSDTAADDAVEHAVALLERTARRAGTAPLHSVGIGAPGLIDPVSGELRDTSGLPSWHRSLVRVLQQRLPATVLVENETNLAAVAEHRVGAARDHDTFVLLWLGHGVGAAVMLDGALRRGVSGGAGEIGFLPVPGTAGLPSAVNCDGGFHSLVGSAPLCELAAAHGITVSADGREPGAAVAVRAALAGEGDGEAFLGAVADRLALGAAAVASVLDPGCVLLAGEVGHAGGEALAARVEERLAMMSPLRTEVRAGTLGGTAVLRGAVLVAREAAQDALFAPEG; encoded by the coding sequence ATGCCCGCATCACCGAGCACCGCCCGGGCCATCAACGACCGGCTCGCCCTGCGACTGCTCCAGCAGGACGGCCCGCTGACGGCCACTCAGTTGAAGACCCTCACCGGACTCTCCCGGCCCACCGTCGCCGACCTGGTCGAAAGGCTCCAGGGAGCGGGCCTGATCCATGTGGTCGGCGAGGCCGGTGCCCGGCGCCGGGGCCCCAACGCCCGCCTCTACGGCATCGTCGCCGACCGCGCCCTGCTGGCGGCCCTGGATGTACGCACCGACAGTGTCGCCGTCGTCGTCGCCGACCTGCTGGGCGCGACGCTCGCCGAGGCGACCCTGCCGATCGGCAGCGACACCGCCGCCGACGACGCCGTCGAACACGCCGTCGCCCTGCTGGAGCGGACCGCGCGCCGGGCCGGCACGGCCCCGCTGCACAGCGTCGGCATCGGCGCCCCCGGCCTGATCGACCCGGTCAGCGGCGAACTCCGCGACACCTCGGGGCTGCCCTCCTGGCACCGCAGCCTGGTGCGGGTGCTCCAGCAGCGGCTGCCCGCGACGGTGCTCGTGGAGAACGAGACCAACCTCGCCGCCGTCGCCGAACACCGCGTCGGCGCGGCCCGCGACCACGACACGTTCGTCCTGCTCTGGCTCGGCCACGGTGTCGGAGCGGCCGTCATGCTGGACGGTGCGCTGCGCCGGGGGGTCTCCGGCGGCGCGGGCGAGATCGGCTTCCTGCCGGTGCCCGGCACGGCCGGGCTTCCCTCGGCCGTCAACTGCGACGGCGGCTTCCACTCCTTGGTGGGCTCGGCGCCGCTGTGCGAACTGGCCGCCGCGCACGGCATCACGGTGTCCGCCGACGGCCGGGAGCCGGGCGCGGCGGTGGCCGTACGCGCGGCGCTCGCGGGGGAGGGGGACGGCGAGGCGTTCCTCGGCGCCGTCGCCGACCGCCTCGCCCTCGGCGCGGCTGCCGTCGCCTCGGTCCTCGACCCGGGCTGCGTCCTGCTGGCGGGCGAGGTCGGCCACGCGGGCGGTGAGGCGCTGGCCGCGCGGGTGGAGGAGCGGCTGGCGATGATGTCGCCCCTGCGCACGGAGGTCCGGGCCGGGACGCTGGGCGGCACGGCGGTCCTGCGGGGCGCGGTGCTGGTGGCGCGGGAGGCGGCGCAGGACGCGTTGTTCGCCCCCGAGGGCTGA